The following DNA comes from Alienimonas californiensis.
GTCCGCGGGGACGTTCAGTTCGTCGCGGACCGAGGAGCGCGCCCCCTCGCGGTTCACGCCCGCTAGGAACGCCCCCGAGTCGATGCCGTTGTGGACGACCGCGACCCGCTCCGCCGGCAGGCCGCGGGCGACGTGGTGGTCGCGGGTCGCGGCGCTGACGGCCACCAGCGCGTCGCACCGGCCGAGGTCCCGCGTGGCCCGGTTCGACAGGTTCAGGATGTCCCGCAGATGGGCCGTCACCGGGCACGGCGGCGGGGCCTCCGGGTCGTCCTTCATCCGTCCCAGAACCCGGCCGACGCTCAGGCTGTTGCCGTGCAACAGCGCCGGACGCACTTCCGCGAGGGCGGCGTGCAGGGCCGGCGGGTCCTTCACGTCGCAACCGATGTGCGGCAGCCCCGCGGCGGCCAGCGCCCCCGCCAGCGGCCCGTCCGGCGGGGCGAGGGCGACGAGTTCGAACCGCTCCCGCAACCGCCCGCAGACCGCCAGAAACGAACGCTCCCCCCCGTGCAGCGAGGGGTACTCGAAAGCCACGGCGACGACGGGGAGCGACAAGGCGGAGGGGGGCAGGCGGAGGGCGGACGGGACGACGGACTGTAGAGTGGCGGGCCGTCCCACGTTCGCCCTCCGCCTTCCCCCTTCGTCCTTCCGCCTTGAACTACGAAGACGTCTGCTCCGTCGAGGAGATCCCGCCGAACGAACTCCGCGCCTTCGAGGTGAACGGGGCCTTCGTCGCCGTCGCCCACCTCCCCGGGCCGAACGGCGACGCGGCCGGCGGGACGTTCACGGCGATGGAGGACAGTTGTCCGCACGCCGGGGCGCCGCTGTCGGACGGCCATCTCGAACCCGGCGGCTGCGGCGAGGACGGCGAACCGGACGTGCACGGGGCGACGGTCGTCTGCCCGCTACACGCCTGGCGGTTCGACTGCCGCACCGGCAAATGGTGCGACGCCCCCAAGGGCAAGGTCCGGGTGGAAACCTACCCGGTGAAGATCGAAGCCGGCCGCGTCCTGGTGCACGTCCCGGACTGAAACGGGCAGAGGCCGCGTTCTCCCCTCTCCCTCAGGGAGAGGGGCCGGGGGTGAGGGTGGGCACGGTTCCTGCGCCCCCGCTCTCTGCCGTGACGAACCGGGTGACGGGAGAGTCAGCGGACGGTGAACGGTCCTCGGACGTCACTGCCCCCTCACCCCCGGCCCCTCTCCCCCAAAAGGGGGGAGAGGGGAGGACGGATCAGCCGAGCCTGAGACACGTTCGCCACGAGTTTCCCCCCTCTCCCTTGAGGGAGAGGGGCCGGGGGTGAGGGTGACGCACGGTTCGCACGCTGCCGCTCAGAGAGTGTGAGCCCGAAGCGCAAGCGAGGCCGGGTGATCCTGCCACGTGTGCACGCCTCGGCTGGCGCCTCGGGCTGCCAATCCTGAACACGGGACGGTGTACGGCATGCGGGCATCACTGCCCCCTCACCCCCGACCCCTCTCCCCCAAAAGGGGGCGAGGGGAGCAGGGTGCCGACGCGCTTACTCGTCCGCCGGGCCGAGGGACTTCAAGAAGGCAAGCACCTCCGCCTCGTCGTACTCGCTCTCCGGCAGGGTGAGTTGCACGACGTAGCTGGAGCTGCCCTCGCGGAACATCCCGAACGCACGCCGCACCGGGCCGGCGGGGGTTCCCGGTTCGGAGGCGCCCGGTTCCGGGTCGCCGGGGCGGAGGTCGCCGTCGGCGGTCAGGGCGGCGGTCGATCCGAGGGCGACGGGGTACTCCCGGCCGTCCCGCGTCACGACGGTGCGGACTTCCGCCTCGCCCCCCGCGGAGCCGTTCAGGTCCGCGGCGGCCGCGGCGACGGCGACGGCCGGGTCGACGTCGTCGTTGGTGCGGCGGGAGAGGATCAGCCGCCCCCCGCCGGCGGTGGCGTAGTCCACCAGATCGGTCCGCCCCTCCTGAAACCAGCCCACGATCGGCGGGGGCGGCACGCCGAGGGCCTGCTCCGGCTCGAACCGCTCCGGGATCTCCGCGGCGAACAGGGCGGCGGAGATCTCGCGGACCCGCTCCGGCCTGTCCGTCTTCTCCACCCCGTTCGCCCAAGTCAGCCCGCCGCCGCAGCACACCAGCACGCATAGCCCCGCCGCCCCGAACAGCCACGCGAACGCCCGCGCCTGCGGGTCCGGCGTCGGCTCCGACGAGGACGCCGCCAGCGCCGCGTCCGGCGTGCGGGCCGCGGGCTGGGCGTTGGCGGGGGGCTCTCCGGCGGGCTGGGGCTCGGCGTCGGTCACTCGGCCGGCTCGTCACCGGACTCGGCGCCGGCGTTCACGGCTTCGATCTCGTCCGATTCGACCTCGGCCTCCTCCATCACGTCCTCGTTGCCGGGGGGGACGGGTTCGGTTTGCGGGTCGACCAGTTCGATACTTTCGAGCATCGAAACGATCTCGGCCTCGTCGTATTCGTCCTCGGCGATCATGAGGTTCAGAATGTAAACGTCCGTGCCGTCGACGAAGGTGCCTTTGACCTCGCGGAAGGCGCCCAGGTCGCCGCCGTCGGGGCCGCGGCCGGTCCCCTCGCTGAACTGCCAGTCGATCGACCGGCCGTCGGCGGTGACGAGGGTGCGGGTCTCGGTGCTCGTCACGTCCACCCGCACGTTCTGGTTGTTGCCGCTCTGGTTCATGCTCTGCTTGAGCTGGGCCTCCATCGCGGCCTGATCCTGGCCCGGCGGCACGCGGAGCTTCATCAACATCAGTTGGCCGCCGCCCGGCACGGCGTACGCGGCGACGTCCATCCGCATGTCGACGAACCACCGCATGACGGGGATCTCCCCGCCCAGACTGATCTCCGGATTGAAATCGTCCGGGATGTCGATCGTGAGGATCTCGTCCGTCTTCGCCCGCACGCCGGCCGGGGTGGCGTCCGGGCTGGTGATCCCGCTGGCGCTGAACTCCCAGAAGCCCCCGCAACAGCAGAGCAGCGCCAGCAGGCCGCCGCCGATCAGCAGCGCCACGAGGATCTTCACCCCCGTGCCCATCGACTTCTGCGGGTTGGGCGCCTGCACCTCCCGGTCCGAGGCGTAGGTGCCCAGGTCGGCGTGCGGGCCGTCCTCAGGGTTGGGCGCGTCCCCGCCGTATTGATCGGGGTCGTGGGGGTCGTCGGCCCAGGGATCGTCGGCCATCGGGAGCGTTGCGGAAAGAGACAGCGGGGCCGGGGGATTGTGGAGCCGCCGCCCCGAATCAGCAACGCCGCCGACGCCGCCCCCGCCCTCGGGAGAACGCGGGGCAGCCGCCGACCTCCAAACGACAGTCCAAAGACGACAGTCCAGAAACGCCCGCTCAGCGGCGGGGCCGGCCGGGGGCGTCCGGCGGGCGCAGCGGCCCCGGCAGGCGGCCCTCCGCCAGCGCCAGCAGGTCCAGGGCCAGTTCCGCCCCGATCGCTCGGCCCTTCGTCAGCCACGCCGCCGCGAAGGCCCACGCCGCGGTTCCCTCCAGCCAGAACAGCGCGTTCCACCGATCGCAGGCCTCCCGCCAGGCGTCCGGGAACAGAAATAAATAGGCCCCCATCGCCGGCGTCGCCAATAAAATCACGATCCCGCTGACCCGATACACCACGTTCCGCCACCAGCCCTTCGGATGGGCGGCGCCCGTCCCGGCCGGTTCGCCCCCCTCCTCGCCGTCGTCCTCGCCGCCGCGGGGGAAGTGCACCAGCGAATAACAGCCCAGCGTGAGGAAGAACAACCCGCCGGAGAGCGAATGAATTAAGCCCGGCAGGGTGCGGGTGTAGGGCGGGGCGCTGTCGGCGTCGATCGGGAAGAAGGCGGCGCCCAGCGCCGCGACGCAGCCGACGTTCGCCGTCCAGTTCTCCGCCCGCCCCTCGCCCTGATAGCAGAATAAAAACGCCGCCGCCCCGCACAGCGTGCCCACGAACACGTCCCGCAGCGGGGTGTGATAATAACTGCTGACGTCGTCCTGCACCGGCACGCCGACCAGCCAGCCGCCGACCACCAACACGACCGGAAACGCCAGCCCCGTCACCCCCACCGCCCGCCGCAGCGCCAGATAAGACACCACCGGCGTCCGGGCCGGCACGGGGAACTCGGGCGACATCGGGAGAGTTAAAGGCGGAAGGGCGAAGGCGGACGGCGGAAGGCGACAGCGTACCGGTTCACCGCGATCGGCGACGGACTCCCCTCCGCCTTCCGCCTTCTCCCGTCCGCCATTCCCCCTCAGCCCCCCGCCCACTCGCTGGCGGCCTGGCGGGCGCGGGCGGGGTCGGTGGTGCCGGTGACGATCACGCGGCCGTCGGCGAAGATCGTCACCTCGCCGGGCGGGCCGTCGGCCTCCAGCGGGGGCGTCTGGACCGCGGCCAGAAAGCGATTTGCCCGCACCGCCCCCTCCCCCGCCGCCAGCCGCCAGCGGGTTGCGAGCGATTCCAAATCAATGCTCGCCCCGCCCGGGGGCGCGGCCAATTGCACCCCGCCCCGGCCGCACAGCGTGGCGCTGCCGGCCCCCCGCCCGCCCCGCAGCCACAGGCGTTCGCCCCCGTCGGCGCCAGGAACCCCGCCCGCCCGCCCGCCGCCGCACGCCGGGCACTCGCCGCTTTCAAACAGCGCCCGCGTGCCCACTTTGCGCACCGTCCCGGCCCAGGCGTCGATCATTAATAAATGCGGGTCTGCCAAGAACCCAGCGCCGCCCTCGTTGAGTCCGCCGAGGATCTTCAGGGCGAACCCGGCGGCGAAGCTCGCCGCGATATTCACCGCCGGCAGGATCACGCCGGCGGTGTCGCAGGTCTCCGTCTCCCCCGGCGGCGGCGGGTCCGGCAGCACGCACCGCAGGCAGGCCGTCCGCCCCGGCAACACGGGCATCGCCCGCCCCCCGCCGCCCACCGCCCCGCAATAGACCCACGGCACGCCGGTCTCTAAAGAGAGGTCGTTGAGCAGGTAGCGGGCCTCGAAATTATCGCTGCCGTCCAACAGCAGCGTCGCCCCCTCGGCGAGGCGTTCAATATTGCCCGCCGTCACGTCCTCCACCCGCGGGTCGAGGGCGACTTCGCTATTAATCCTCGCCAGCCGCTCCGCCGCGGCGATCGCCTTGGGCGTGCGGGCCGCGGCGTCCGCCTCCGTATAAAGCGTCTGCCGGGCCAGGTTGGAGAGTTCCACGAAATCCCGGTCGACCGGCCGCACCCAGCCGCCGAATTCTTTTAATCCCACGCCGGCCCGCACCAGCGTCTCGGCCAACGCCG
Coding sequences within:
- a CDS encoding Rieske (2Fe-2S) protein; translated protein: MNYEDVCSVEEIPPNELRAFEVNGAFVAVAHLPGPNGDAAGGTFTAMEDSCPHAGAPLSDGHLEPGGCGEDGEPDVHGATVVCPLHAWRFDCRTGKWCDAPKGKVRVETYPVKIEAGRVLVHVPD
- a CDS encoding glycosyltransferase family 4 protein; the encoded protein is MSLPVVAVAFEYPSLHGGERSFLAVCGRLRERFELVALAPPDGPLAGALAAAGLPHIGCDVKDPPALHAALAEVRPALLHGNSLSVGRVLGRMKDDPEAPPPCPVTAHLRDILNLSNRATRDLGRCDALVAVSAATRDHHVARGLPAERVAVVHNGIDSGAFLAGVNREGARSSVRDELNVPADGPLILSVGQIGLRKGWDVLAEAAGLVRSEPAPHFLAVGERWSRKDESVRFEADVFAAWNENAPGRVHRLGARTDVSRLLAAADLLAHPARQEPFGRVLLEAAAAGTPIVATAVGGTPEMLGDACAAVPPDDPAALAAALDRLLNDAAERSRLADAARRRADGFTVERSAAGLASVWEGVIEGR
- a CDS encoding ThiF family adenylyltransferase, with product MPVPPDPAAASFEPGAERAILAGRYRKQARFAPLGAAGQARLAAGRVLIVGCGATGSALAETLVRAGVGLKEFGGWVRPVDRDFVELSNLARQTLYTEADAAARTPKAIAAAERLARINSEVALDPRVEDVTAGNIERLAEGATLLLDGSDNFEARYLLNDLSLETGVPWVYCGAVGGGGRAMPVLPGRTACLRCVLPDPPPPGETETCDTAGVILPAVNIAASFAAGFALKILGGLNEGGAGFLADPHLLMIDAWAGTVRKVGTRALFESGECPACGGGRAGGVPGADGGERLWLRGGRGAGSATLCGRGGVQLAAPPGGASIDLESLATRWRLAAGEGAVRANRFLAAVQTPPLEADGPPGEVTIFADGRVIVTGTTDPARARQAASEWAGG